The genome window CACGACTCGTAACGGGGGCGCCAACGGCGCTGGAACGGTGTACTCGATCACCAAGACCGGCGAGGAAAAGGTGCTTTACAGCTTCTCAGGCCTGGCATTCACGAGCTCGAGCGACGGCGCGCAACCAACGACGCGACTTGTCAATGTCAACGGCACGCTCTACGGCACCACGTCGGCGGGAGGCACGCACATGTGCGGCGGTGTTACCTGTGGCACCGTGTTCAGCATCACGACGAGCGGCAAAGAGACGGTGATTCATAGCTTCGACTACAGCACGACCGATGGCGCTTTGCCCGACGCAGGCCTGATCGACGTAAACGGCACGCTGTACGGCACCACGTACGCAGGAGGAGCGCACCTGTGCGGTGGGACTTATTGCGGCACGGTGTTCAGCATCACGACGGGCGGCACGGTAAAAGTGCTGCACAGCTTTGGCGAGACCAATGATGGCATGTATCCTGAGGCTGCGCTGCTCGATGTCGGCGGCACGCTCTACGGCACGACCTCCGACGGCGGTAAGTACAAACGCGGAACTGTTTTCACCGTCAGTACGGCCGGACAGGAGCACGTCATCTACAGCTTCGGGGCGACCGGGTTTCACGACGGCACAGATCCTACGTCCGCTTTGGTGAACGCTGGGGGCACGCTCTTCGGCACCACGGAGCAAGGCGGCAATGGTTCGAGCGGCACGGTCTTCAGCATCACGAAGTTCGGCCGGCAGAATTTAGTGTATAGCTTCAACGGGAGCGACGGCAGTCAGCCCATCGGAGGTGTAGTCGCCGTGAAGGGTGTGCTCTATGGCACGACCTTCGCGGGCGGTGTAAAGAACGTCGGTTCGCTCTATAGCGTGACAAAGAGCGGCGAGGAGAACGTCGTGCACAACTTCAGCGCCGGAAGTGGCAAAAATCCCATCTCAGGCCTGCTCGATGTAGGTGGCACGCTGTACGGCACGACGTATGGCTCCATCTATGAGCAACACGGAAACGTCTACTCGTTCACGCCGTAAGACACAAACAGATACTTTCGCAGCGAGCTCGTGCGTCGCACTAAGCTATTTCTGAGGATCGTGGGGGTTTGTTGGCACTATCGTCCAGGCGTTGCGTTCGGGGTGATAGACCAGGGCAAAGCGCGCTCGCGCGTTCCCAATCGGAACTAGAGTGATGCGACGATTCGCGTACAGCGCAAATAAACCGCGCGTTGAAATACCATCAGGACCATCGTCGTCATAGGCGATCCAGTCGAAATTCCGCGCTACCGCTATTGAATCACCGTCGCGAACATCTGACACCAAGCCGCGGGTGAGCTGTTCTTCAAGTGCGGACCGCGCGTAACGTGACGGTAAGCCTTCTCGGACCAGGCGAACATTGGCCGCTTGCGTCATGGTGGCACACATCGCGATAGCACCACACAGAACGATTTGTCCCGGCACCACCCGCCAACGCAAGAGTATCGCTTTTGCGAATGCGGTTCCGATAAGAGCAACTCCGAAGGCCTGGAAAAACACTGGGAGGTAGCCCAAGCCGAGCTTGAGCTCGTGCTGATATTTGATCGTCAACGCGATGGGTAGTGCCGGCAGAACGAGCACCAGAA of Candidatus Tumulicola sp. contains these proteins:
- a CDS encoding choice-of-anchor tandem repeat GloVer-containing protein; the protein is MSISTTSRYALSLSAAAALLAGCGGSQPPLSLSPDGLASQQSRGSQAYHILHEFGDSAGDGTNPTAELINVKGTLYGTTRNGGANGAGTVYSITKTGEEKVLYSFSGLAFTSSSDGAQPTTRLVNVNGTLYGTTSAGGTHMCGGVTCGTVFSITTSGKETVIHSFDYSTTDGALPDAGLIDVNGTLYGTTYAGGAHLCGGTYCGTVFSITTGGTVKVLHSFGETNDGMYPEAALLDVGGTLYGTTSDGGKYKRGTVFTVSTAGQEHVIYSFGATGFHDGTDPTSALVNAGGTLFGTTEQGGNGSSGTVFSITKFGRQNLVYSFNGSDGSQPIGGVVAVKGVLYGTTFAGGVKNVGSLYSVTKSGEENVVHNFSAGSGKNPISGLLDVGGTLYGTTYGSIYEQHGNVYSFTP